One Heptranchias perlo isolate sHepPer1 chromosome 5, sHepPer1.hap1, whole genome shotgun sequence DNA window includes the following coding sequences:
- the olig3 gene encoding oligodendrocyte transcription factor 3, whose amino-acid sequence MNSDSSSLSSRASSPDVDEIYLRDHLQHQDSRMNSVSSTQNDLLQKLASEHNITALNRSEDKTGGKFKVKKQLSEHDLQNLRLKINGRERKRMHDLNLAMDGLREVMPYAHGPSVRKLSKIATLLLARNYILMLSNSLEEMKRLVGEIYGGHHSAFHCGTVGHSAGHPGHSTSAHQVHPILGSALTSSSSSISAALPGISAVRPPHSLLKTSSAPPVPLGNTFQHWAGLPCPCTICQVPPPPHISALSTASMPRLSTDGKDLMK is encoded by the coding sequence ATGAATTCTGACTCGAGCTCTCTCTCCAGCAGAGCTTCGTCGCCAGACGTGGACGAAATTTATCTGAGAGATCATctccagcaccaggactccaggaTGAATTCGGTGTCTTCAACGCAGAATGATCTGCTCCAGAAGCTCGCCAGTGAACACAATATAACAGCCCTCAACAGATCTGAGGACAAGACGGGAGGCAAGTTCAAAGTGAAAAAGCAACTCTCGGAGCACGACTTGCAGAACCTTCGACTGAAGATCAACGGGAGAGAGCGCAAAAGGATGCATGACTTGAACCTGGCGATGGACGGACTCAGAGAGGTCATGCCTTATGCCCATGGACCATCAGTAAGGAAACTTTCCAAAATCGCCACTTTGCTGCTGGCCAGAAACTACATCCTGATGCTATCGAACTCTCTGGAAGAGATGAAAAGACTAGTAGGGGAGATTTACGGCGGGCACCATTCTGCTTTCCATTGCGGGACAGTAGGACATTCTGCTGGGCACCCAGGACACTCCACATCTGCCCATCAGGTCCATCCCATCTTGGGCAGCGCCctgacctcctcctcttcctcaatctCGGCGGCTCTACCGGGGATCAGCGCGGTGAGACCTCCTCATTCACTGTTGAAAACGTCTTCAGCACCTCCTGTACCGTTAGGAAACACCTTTCAGCACTGGGCAGGATTGCCATGTCCCTGTACCATCTGCCAGGTGCCGCCGCCTCCTCACATCTCAGCCCTAAGCACAGCCAGCATGCCAAGGCTCTCTACAGATGGTAAAGACTTAATGAAGTAA